A genome region from bacterium SCSIO 12844 includes the following:
- the metK gene encoding methionine adenosyltransferase, with the protein MAKEILFTSESVSEGHPDKIADQISDAVLDAIIANDPHARVACETLVKTGMVLLAGEIRTSTWVDIESLVRKVVTDIGYTDPKMGFDGDSCAVINAIGKQSPEIAIGVDREVDMNQGAGDQGIMFGYATNETEALMPAAIYYAHQLMKRQAYLRKSGKINWLRPDAKSQITLRYVNGKPIGIDTVVLSTQHTPDVSYDLVKEGVIEEIIKPVLPKEWLSDGIKYFVNPTGRFVIGGPEGDCGLTGRKIIVDTYGGAAHHGGGAFSGKDPSKVDRSAAYMGRYVAKNIVAAGLADKCEVQVSYAIGVAEPTSIMINTFGTGKISDHKIESLVKEHFDLRPYGITTTLDLLRPIYQKTAAYGHFGRDEFSWEITDKAEQLKNAI; encoded by the coding sequence ATGGCAAAAGAGATTTTATTTACCTCTGAATCTGTCTCAGAAGGACACCCTGATAAAATTGCTGATCAAATATCTGACGCAGTACTTGATGCAATCATTGCCAATGACCCACATGCACGCGTTGCTTGTGAAACATTAGTTAAAACTGGCATGGTTTTACTTGCAGGTGAAATACGTACATCTACTTGGGTTGATATTGAGTCTTTAGTTAGAAAAGTAGTCACCGATATTGGCTATACCGACCCTAAAATGGGCTTTGATGGTGATTCATGTGCTGTTATTAATGCCATTGGCAAACAATCACCAGAGATTGCCATTGGTGTTGATAGAGAAGTTGATATGAACCAAGGTGCAGGTGATCAAGGTATCATGTTTGGCTATGCTACCAATGAAACTGAAGCTTTAATGCCTGCTGCAATTTACTATGCACACCAATTGATGAAGCGCCAAGCTTACTTAAGAAAATCAGGTAAAATTAACTGGTTAAGACCTGATGCAAAAAGTCAAATCACATTACGTTATGTAAATGGCAAGCCTATTGGTATCGATACCGTTGTCTTATCAACACAACACACACCTGATGTTAGCTACGATCTAGTTAAAGAAGGGGTTATTGAAGAAATCATTAAACCTGTATTACCTAAAGAATGGCTTAGTGATGGCATTAAATATTTTGTCAACCCAACAGGACGCTTTGTTATTGGAGGCCCTGAAGGTGATTGTGGGCTCACTGGGAGAAAAATTATCGTTGATACTTATGGTGGTGCTGCTCATCATGGTGGCGGAGCTTTTTCAGGTAAAGACCCATCTAAAGTTGATCGTTCAGCGGCTTACATGGGGCGTTATGTTGCCAAAAATATTGTTGCAGCTGGCCTTGCTGATAAATGTGAAGTACAAGTATCTTATGCCATTGGTGTTGCTGAACCTACTTCTATTATGATTAATACATTTGGCACTGGTAAAATTAGTGATCACAAAATAGAGAGCTTAGTCAAAGAACATTTTGATTTAAGGCCTTATGGTATAACAACAACACTTGATTTACTTAGACCTATCTATCAAAAAACTGCAGCTTACGGCCACTTTGGGCGCGATGAGTTTTCTTGGGAGATAACTGATAAGGCTGAACAATTAAAAAATGCAATCTAA
- the can gene encoding carbonate dehydratase, with amino-acid sequence METLKHLLDKNKHWAKTTVENDPEFFSRLADVQTPKYLWIGCSDSRVPANQVLDLLPGEIFVHRNIANIVVHSDMNLLSVLQYAVDALKVEHILICGHYSCGGVKAAVDNAACGLVENWLRHIQNVQYKHQSLIDQIIQEYSNISKYDLMCELNVLEQAINIAKTTIIQDAWKRNQSVTIHGVLYSLNDGLLKQLGPGINNNEKIGAFYQHALNEIKKA; translated from the coding sequence ATGGAAACATTAAAACATCTATTAGATAAAAATAAACATTGGGCTAAAACCACAGTTGAAAATGACCCTGAGTTTTTTAGTCGATTAGCTGATGTTCAAACTCCTAAGTATTTATGGATTGGTTGTTCAGATAGTCGTGTACCTGCGAATCAAGTTTTGGATTTATTACCTGGTGAAATATTTGTCCATAGAAATATTGCCAATATCGTAGTCCACTCTGATATGAACTTATTATCTGTTTTACAGTATGCAGTAGATGCACTAAAAGTTGAACATATCTTAATCTGTGGTCACTATAGCTGTGGTGGTGTTAAGGCTGCTGTTGATAATGCTGCATGTGGTCTAGTTGAAAACTGGTTACGACATATTCAAAATGTTCAATATAAGCACCAATCTTTAATCGATCAAATTATTCAAGAATATTCTAATATTTCTAAATATGACCTTATGTGTGAACTTAATGTCTTAGAGCAAGCAATTAATATTGCGAAAACAACAATCATTCAAGATGCTTGGAAGCGTAATCAGTCCGTTACCATTCATGGTGTTTTATATTCACTTAATGATGGCCTCTTAAAGCAACTTGGCCCTGGCATTAATAATAATGAAAAAATAGGAGCTTTCTACCAGCATGCATTAAATGAAATTAAAAAAGCATAG
- a CDS encoding 5'-methylthioadenosine/adenosylhomocysteine nucleosidase, whose protein sequence is MKILIIGAMTEEIKQFRHLTNAENESNFIDIPHYHGKINQHETIICQSGIGKVNAAVTTSTMLYQYKPDLVINIGSAGGIGKNINISDIIIATELSYHDVDVTAFGYKKGQIPNMPEYYQPDTKLVETIKNLNHSLPIKFGMIVSGDSFINSNIAIQHIQSNFPYALALDMESAAIAQVCHKFNTSFMITRVISDHADNTSDIDFKAQLNAVSERLATYLTEMIANF, encoded by the coding sequence ATGAAGATTTTAATCATCGGTGCTATGACGGAGGAAATCAAACAGTTTCGTCATCTAACAAATGCTGAAAATGAAAGTAACTTTATTGATATTCCGCATTACCATGGGAAAATTAATCAACATGAAACAATTATTTGCCAATCTGGAATTGGTAAGGTAAATGCTGCCGTTACAACTTCAACTATGCTTTATCAATATAAGCCTGATTTAGTAATTAATATTGGTAGCGCCGGTGGCATTGGTAAAAATATTAACATTTCTGATATTATTATTGCTACCGAACTAAGCTATCACGATGTTGATGTAACTGCCTTTGGATATAAAAAAGGCCAAATCCCCAATATGCCAGAGTATTACCAACCGGATACTAAATTAGTTGAAACAATTAAAAACTTAAATCATAGCTTACCAATTAAATTTGGCATGATTGTATCAGGGGATAGTTTTATCAACTCTAATATAGCAATCCAACATATTCAATCAAACTTTCCTTATGCATTAGCACTTGATATGGAATCAGCAGCCATTGCACAAGTCTGTCATAAATTTAATACTTCCTTTATGATCACGCGAGTTATTTCTGATCATGCTGATAATACATCTGATATTGACTTTAAAGCACAGTTAAATGCAGTTTCAGAAAGGTTAGCGACTTATTTAACTGAAATGATTGCAAATTTCTAA
- a CDS encoding MBL fold metallo-hydrolase translates to MQLSKILFSLFVLLMVQSSHAATWQENLKLGETTTARNELNVPFVKPTVWQSFYTAPGNWPIFENRASLDRSPKDKSSKVVTLGTGDPTPNPYRYGPASVVIVNDFPYFIDCGEGWWRALAKAVLSQGNIDLVNVFALKNLKYMFLTHLHEDHTVGLPSFIDNPFKFGTGANKKVYGPKGIDLMIGHINAAWAVDRNEMFQGSVSVQRSNFDGATAVGIPIDPAVGVKGREIFEDDNVKVFAYPTKHGNLKHTYAYRFITKPDNRILVFGGDGHYSKGLVEAAKNADVLFIEGITRENIQYATWGGDTVEEKVKSISAYHMFPSDLKKVQDESKVKEIVLIHVQNYNSPDKFERLGVLHEMIDAGVTNVLQAQDGDMY, encoded by the coding sequence ATGCAATTAAGTAAGATTTTATTTAGTCTATTTGTTTTATTAATGGTGCAATCAAGTCATGCTGCAACATGGCAAGAAAATTTAAAACTAGGAGAGACAACAACAGCAAGAAATGAGCTTAACGTTCCTTTTGTTAAGCCAACAGTTTGGCAGAGCTTCTATACAGCACCAGGTAATTGGCCAATTTTTGAAAATAGGGCATCACTTGATCGATCACCTAAAGATAAAAGCTCAAAAGTAGTTACCTTAGGTACTGGTGATCCAACACCAAATCCTTATCGTTATGGCCCAGCGAGCGTTGTTATTGTTAATGATTTTCCATACTTTATTGACTGTGGCGAAGGCTGGTGGAGAGCGTTGGCTAAGGCAGTTTTATCACAAGGAAATATTGACCTTGTCAATGTCTTTGCACTTAAAAATCTGAAATATATGTTTTTGACGCACTTACATGAAGATCATACAGTGGGTTTGCCATCTTTTATAGATAATCCTTTTAAGTTTGGTACAGGAGCAAATAAAAAAGTTTATGGGCCTAAAGGTATAGATTTGATGATTGGGCATATTAATGCAGCTTGGGCAGTAGATCGAAATGAGATGTTTCAAGGATCAGTGAGTGTTCAGCGATCTAATTTTGATGGCGCAACGGCTGTTGGTATTCCAATTGATCCAGCTGTAGGCGTTAAGGGTAGAGAAATTTTTGAAGATGATAATGTTAAAGTTTTTGCTTATCCTACTAAACATGGTAATCTTAAGCATACTTATGCTTATCGCTTTATAACAAAACCAGATAATCGAATTCTCGTTTTTGGTGGTGATGGTCATTACTCTAAAGGTTTAGTTGAAGCAGCTAAAAATGCAGATGTATTATTTATTGAAGGTATTACAAGAGAAAATATTCAATATGCAACTTGGGGGGGTGATACAGTGGAAGAAAAAGTTAAATCAATTAGCGCATATCATATGTTTCCTAGCGACTTAAAGAAAGTACAAGATGAATCAAAAGTAAAGGAAATTGTACTAATACATGTTCAAAATTATAACTCACCTGATAAGTTTGAAAGATTAGGCGTATTACATGAAATGATCGATGCAGGTGTGACTAATGTCCTACAAGCACAGGATGGAGATATGTATTAA